The following nucleotide sequence is from Vitis vinifera cultivar Pinot Noir 40024 chromosome 14, ASM3070453v1.
AGTTACTACAGGAGAAAATAAGTGCTTTTAGAACAAAATTATGCAGAGAACCATAAAATTACTGAGACGATAGGAGAAAATTTCCTGCAGTCTATGGTACATCGGGCAATGATAAGGTACAATCCTCAAAATGAAGAATTTCGTTTGAGATTAAAACCAGTAACTTTCATGGTGGAATCTTTGGAACATTAGATTGAATAATCCTTGAAAGCAATAACTTAATTCAGGAATGCTAGGAAATGGAAGGAGGATGAATAGCTTACAGCTACCTTATTTTCAAACGTGCAATATGCATTCACAACATGGTCATATTACTGTAGCTTGGGATTAGTCAGTGTTGTGATGATAACCAGGAACTTCTGTACTATTCTTAGGCTGGAGATGAAGCTGTAATCAATTTACTTCTGAAGACGAGTATAGAAGTTGACGACACAGATGCAGAAGGAAACTCTGCTCTTCAATGTTCCCTTAAGACGTCCATGGCCTCAGTTGCTAAGCAGATAAGGTCCTCTCTCCTGTTTCTCTGTACCTCTTTATATTTATGTTAAGTAACGCTGACAGAACTTGCATTTCTAGAATTGTATGGCTCCTTCTAAAGCATGGTGCTCGAGTGAGCCACAGAAATAAATTGGGGCTAAATGCAATCCATATTGCTGCCGCAAATGGTAATTCAGAGGCCCTCCATGTATGTTCAAAATCTTAGCTTCAGCTCTCCTGTTTatgaattttccttttctattcatCCACTGCTTTGGCAATTAGAAATAGAACTGAGATTCATGTCTGTAGTAttcttattttaacattttcctATCACGTTGAGCCTACAGTTGCTTCTACTGGAAGAGCCAGACGGTGTGAATGCAACAACTGAAATGAAAGAAACCCCACTATTTTTTGCAGTAAAGAACAATTATATGGACTGTGCTGAGCTTCTTTTGCGCTGGGGAGCAAATAGCCAAGTCCTCAACTTACGGTAGGGAGTAATAAAACCCTTTTGATGTAGTTCATAATTGTCTTGTGCCTTCCAACACTATATTCATTTTGCGTATGGGGTGTGTAAACCAACCATTGTTATCTACAGTAGACAAAGACCTATTGACTTGGCAAAGTCGCAAGAGATGCGGTTCATGCTAAGTCCAACCAATATTGGCCTTAGTAAGTTCAACTAATAGCATTATCCTTCTCAAATTTGAACATATGAAcaaaacagggaaaaaaaaaaaacaaagaaccaGTTGATTCTAAGCCTAATGACTTTGTTCATTCAATCTCATGTGCCTTGTTCTAACATGCAGGGCACCGAGCTTTCCCCATGCAACGGAAATTTACTACTTACTTCCATAACCATGAGATGATTTCAGAAACCTGTGAGTCACTCCCAAACGTGATAGAAGAAGGCACCCTTCCTGAGAGGTGATGAGCCTAgttaatgtcatccacattCAGATCAGATGAGAATGTTGTGAAAActgaatccttttttttttttccacatctCATTGTTTCTAAATCTTGTCAGCTCTAGAACTTGCTCGATCGCGAAGACAGGAATCTGCAGATACTTTGAATCTCCAGGAGGTTGTGTGCGAGGGGCTAAGTGCTTCTATGCACATGGGGAAGATGAGCTTCGGCGGCTGAAGCAGGGAACAAGAACACAGCACTCAAGTACAATTGAGGAgcttaaaaggaaaatttttgtAGGAGGCCTGCCCTCTTCACTGGACACTGGTTAGAACCTatcaaaacatttcaaattgaCATTGTTAGTCACATTAATGTGAAGTGCTGAttaaacaatcattttttatatcatcAGTCACCTTTGACGAATGTCTTTTTCTCTATCAATCTTGTGAAGCAGACTCATTGGCTAAGATTTTTGAAGAACAATTTGGTTCAGTAGAAGAAGCCATAGTCATGGGTGATCAAATGGGCGACCAAATACACTCTCGAGGATTTGGTTTCGTCATCTTTAAACATGAGAAATCCGCCTCAGATGCTGTTCAAGCGCACTACATTACCATTATGGGCAAGCAAGTTGAGATAAAAAGTGCTGTTCCAAAATGCATATTATTTGCAGAGCTCCAAACACTACCACCTCAACAAGAAGATCAGGAACAAGGACAAATTATTCAGTTTCAGCCACAAGCAGCAACACCTGATGAGAAGAATACTGATGATGGTGAACCTAGGCAGATGTCTTGGGTTGATAAATTACTCCAGAATCCGCCAAATACATGTTTCAGTGAACCTCAGATTCTTCTTAATTCTACAACTCCAAACCAAAGCATGCCTAAATGGGTCAGAATTTTCAAGAGGTGGCTTCCCAGCTTCTTAAATGATGTTTCAAAGCGTCTTAAGGAGGGAGAGTGGTACCCCCTCTCTTCTCTAAAAGCTGATTTTAGGGCTACATGTGGCCAAGAACTGGATCACACCTCTCTGGGCTATCCCAAGCTTAGTGACTTCATGAGATCTTTCCCTGGCCTATGTCGCATGAAGATTGTCCCTGTAGGTGGACGAGGACCTGCCACTCACATGGTCCTCCAGCCTAACCATCAGCAACAGACCCAACCACTTCCAATGCGGTGTTTTTCTCCCACCCCTTCACCCCTTGATGACTATGATGATGATGGTTCCATTGATTTGAAGTCTCTTGGTGAATTTCTACCAGTTTCTTATGATAATGCTGGCTCCCTTGGTGGCAGCTTTGAGGATGGGGACTCACTCCATGGGACTCTTGAAGAGAGTCCTGCTCACAAGGATGCAAAACATGGTGTCCACCCATGGTTCTTGGAATTTTTAAAGCCAGATACACTCCTGGGTCAACCATGGTTTAGGAATGAAAATGCAGCTGCAGGAGATGATTATAAAAGCAAGGAGCTCAGGCAACAAAAAAGGCACCTGGTTCTAGAGGCCCTtgcaagagaaaaaaacaacacCTCTGTCTTCTTCTTGCGTGAGTTTGATTTTTATGAGGTAAGGAAACCAAAGTGATGGAATTAAGCATTTGAAAAccttattttgtatatttttctattaatctCTAGAATGTGATAGTGCTGCAGAATTACAAGTCAAGTGTGGCTCAGGGAAAGTGCTTTGCATGCAATAGAAGTGAAATGTTCTGGGCTAATTTTCCGTGCAAACACTTGCTGTGGTGCGGCAACTGTAAGATACATGCTATTCAGGCAGCCAGCATTTTGGAGCACAAATGCGTGGTGTGTGATGCTCAAGTGCAGAATATTGGTCCACTCCCATGGACTGAGAAATATCAGCAAATCTGTGATGTCCCCAACAACGACTTCCCTCCTTTCGACCCTAACCCTATAAGAATGTACGCCCATTCCATGCCTACATTTTCCCACAAGTGTATGATCGTTTCATAGTTCATTTTCCCCATATTCTTTGATTTACAGAATAAATTATTACTGCTTTGACCCGTGTATCTTTCTGATATTTGTTTCTCCTCCTTTTTCCTGTAGTCCCTGCAGGAAGAAATGTCCTTTGCTTAGTACCTGATGAACTAATTGCAGTCGGAGTTTCTCTATGCATAACTAAAATCGCAGGAACTTCTCACCCTTTCCAGAATTCATACTagtattccttttttttttttttcttttttaagtgaGAATAAATGCCTGGCACTGAAGTATCCTAGCCCCAGACCCTTGTTCGCTCTGGCACCAATTTCTTTGCTTCTTCTGTCACTTCGCAGTAAAGAAAATTCGGATGTAGATTGGGCGTGTGAAGTCCTCCAGTGTTGGTACTGTGAAATTCTCTAGTAACTTTGTTCTCCAGATGAGGCTTTTGATAATCATTGTTTGACTAAACACCAGtgaaagttttcaaaaaactcTATTAAACAAACCCATGTTGAACACTAAGAGAATGTGATTCTTGTGTTTAGACTTCAAATCATTTACAAGAGAACAGAGTCAATCAAGAGTGTGGAGCTTTCTAATGGTTTTGAAAGCATTTCTGCATTTGACTCTACCAATTAGACTGACTGGATCCTTTGTCTTTGAAGAAGGCACTTTTGTCATTGGGCTCCCCTttacatcaaattttattttcatatcttttgaCTGTTGGATCCTTTGTCCTTGAAGAAGGCACTTTTGTTGTTAAGCCCCGCGTTACatcaaattttatattcaaatcaTTTGAGACTGGTTGGATCCTTTTGTCATTATGCCTCcctttatatcaaattttattttcaaatcttGATAGGGAAGGAGGCTTAAACATCTGAGTCTGTATTGCCTGCATCATGGTTTCGCCCTTGTGAGATTAATGACTCATTTAATTATGGGTGGGAATGAAAGTCCAAAAGAACCTGTTTAAAGTTTGAGATTGAACTACTCT
It contains:
- the LOC100264593 gene encoding uncharacterized protein LOC100264593 isoform X7; the protein is MDQEVARFTFPELFSSLPKCVYSSSTSEDSQSPTDDEFPLFGFEFFDSAQIEKSLIKSIWRDDRAQFLTQSKRLFQNPENRESLEDDENRDSPELLDRSIVAKLLQWCCRFDSVDCATALLNGAVGMLPLINEMDENGRTALHTAAEAHAARCVELLLRKRARTDLKSKDGCSQLALELSLSSRRMDVLWNPDNAIEDLIVLLREKDLTAVKFLTEKTKDIAEVAYVTAMEGRVIALAALLVVAADKVNASILVLQSDGDLSSKEKTSIYECVVKEALSLGRTETSKSTTCKWKSEEVEKRALLLCEMELLQLFGAVAHNSCTERKVTSPLIRAAQAGDEAVINLLLKTSIEVDDTDAEGNSALQCSLKTSMASVAKQIRIVWLLLKHGARVSHRNKLGLNAIHIAAANGNSEALHLLLLEEPDGVNATTEMKETPLFFAVKNNYMDCAELLLRWGANSQVLNLRRQRPIDLAKSQEMRFMLSPTNIGLRHRAFPMQRKFTTYFHNHEMISETCESLPNVIEEGTLPESSRTCSIAKTGICRYFESPGGCVRGAKCFYAHGEDELRRLKQGTRTQHSSTIEELKRKIFVGGLPSSLDTADSLAKIFEEQFGSVEEAIVMGDQMGDQIHSRGFGFVIFKHEKSASDAVQAHYITIMGKQVEIKSAVPKCILFAELQTLPPQQEDQEQGQIIQFQPQAATPDEKNTDDGEPRQMSWVDKLLQNPPNTCFSEPQILLNSTTPNQSMPKWVRIFKRWLPSFLNDVSKRLKEGEWYPLSSLKADFRATCGQELDHTSLGYPKLSDFMRSFPGLCRMKIVPVGGRGPATHMVLQPNHQQQTQPLPMRCFSPTPSPLDDYDDDGSIDLKSLGEFLPVSYDNAGSLGGSFEDGDSLHGTLEESPAHKDAKHGVHPWFLEFLKPDTLLGQPWFRNENAAAGDDYKSKELRQQKRHLVLEALAREKNNTSVFFLREFDFYECCRITSQVWLRESALHAIEVKCSGLIFRANTCCGAATVRYMLFRQPAFWSTNAWCVMLKCRILVHSHGLRNISKSVMSPTTTSLLSTLTL
- the LOC100264593 gene encoding uncharacterized protein LOC100264593 isoform X3, which produces MDQEVARFTFPELFSSLPKCVYSSSTSEDSQSPTDDEFPLFGFEFFDSAQIEKSLIKSIWRDDRAQFLTQSKRLFQNPENRESLEDDENRDSPELLDRSIVAKLLQWCCRFDSVDCATALLNGAVGMLPLINEMDENGRTALHTAAEAHAARCVELLLRKRARTDLKSKDGCSQLALELSLSSRRMDVLWNPDNAIEDLIVLLREKDLTAVKFLTEKTKDIAEVAYVTAMEGRVIALAALLVVAADKVNASILVLQSDGDLSSKEKTSIYECVVKEALSLGRTETSKSTTCKWKSEEVEKRALLLCEMELLQLFGAVAHNSCTERKVTSPLIRAAQAGDEAVINLLLKTSIEVDDTDAEGNSALQCSLKTSMASVAKQIRIVWLLLKHGARVSHRNKLGLNAIHIAAANGNSEALHLLLLEEPDGVNATTEMKETPLFFAVKNNYMDCAELLLRWGANSQVLNLRQRPIDLAKSQEMRFMLSPTNIGLRHRAFPMQRKFTTYFHNHEMISETCESLPNVIEEGTLPESSRTCSIAKTGICRYFESPGGCVRGAKCFYAHGEDELRRLKQGTRTQHSSTIEELKRKIFVGGLPSSLDTADSLAKIFEEQFGSVEEAIVMGDQMGDQIHSRGFGFVIFKHEKSASDAVQAHYITIMGKQVEIKSAVPKCILFAELQTLPPQQEDQEQGQIIQFQPQAATPDEKNTDDGEPRQMSWVDKLLQNPPNTCFSEPQILLNSTTPNQSMPKWVRIFKRWLPSFLNDVSKRLKEGEWYPLSSLKADFRATCGQELDHTSLGYPKLSDFMRSFPGLCRMKIVPVGGRGPATHMVLQPNHQQQTQPLPMRCFSPTPSPLDDYDDDGSIDLKSLGEFLPVSYDNAGSLGGSFEDGDSLHGTLEESPAHKDAKHGVHPWFLEFLKPDTLLGQPWFRNENAAAGDDYKSKELRQQKRHLVLEALAREKNNTSVFFLREFDFYENVIVLQNYKSSVAQGKCFACNRSEMFWANFPCKHLLWCGNCKIHAIQAASILEHKCVVCDAQVQNIGPLPWTEKYQQICDVPNNDFPPFDPNPIRMYAHSMPTFSHKFPAGRNVLCLVPDELIAVGVSLCITKIAGTSHPFQNSY
- the LOC100264593 gene encoding uncharacterized protein LOC100264593 isoform X2: MDQEVARFTFPELFSSLPKCVYSSSTSEDSQSPTDDEFPLFGFEFFDSAQIEKSLIKSIWRDDRAQFLTQSKRLFQNPENRESLEDDENRDSPELLDRSIVAKLLQWCCRFDSVDCATALLNGAVGMLPLINEMDENGRTALHTAAEAHAARCVELLLRKRARTDLKSKDGCSQLALELSLSSRRMDVLWNPDNAIEDLIVLLREKDLTAVKFLTEKTKDIAEVAYVTAMEGRVIALAALLVVAADKVNASILVLQSDGDLSSKEKTSIYECVVKEALSLGRTETSKSTTCKWKSEEVEKRALLLCEMELLQLFGAVAHNSCTERKVTSPLIRAAQAGDEAVINLLLKTSIEVDDTDAEGNSALQCSLKTSMASVAKQIRIVWLLLKHGARVSHRNKLGLNAIHIAAANGNSEALHLLLLEEPDGVNATTEMKETPLFFAVKNNYMDCAELLLRWGANSQVLNLRRQRPIDLAKSQEMRFMLSPTNIGLRHRAFPMQRKFTTYFHNHEMISETCESLPNVIEEGTLPESSRTCSIAKTGICRYFESPGGCVRGAKCFYAHGEDELRRLKQGTRTQHSSTIEELKRKIFVGGLPSSLDTDSLAKIFEEQFGSVEEAIVMGDQMGDQIHSRGFGFVIFKHEKSASDAVQAHYITIMGKQVEIKSAVPKCILFAELQTLPPQQEDQEQGQIIQFQPQAATPDEKNTDDGEPRQMSWVDKLLQNPPNTCFSEPQILLNSTTPNQSMPKWVRIFKRWLPSFLNDVSKRLKEGEWYPLSSLKADFRATCGQELDHTSLGYPKLSDFMRSFPGLCRMKIVPVGGRGPATHMVLQPNHQQQTQPLPMRCFSPTPSPLDDYDDDGSIDLKSLGEFLPVSYDNAGSLGGSFEDGDSLHGTLEESPAHKDAKHGVHPWFLEFLKPDTLLGQPWFRNENAAAGDDYKSKELRQQKRHLVLEALAREKNNTSVFFLREFDFYENVIVLQNYKSSVAQGKCFACNRSEMFWANFPCKHLLWCGNCKIHAIQAASILEHKCVVCDAQVQNIGPLPWTEKYQQICDVPNNDFPPFDPNPIRMYAHSMPTFSHKFPAGRNVLCLVPDELIAVGVSLCITKIAGTSHPFQNSY
- the LOC100264593 gene encoding uncharacterized protein LOC100264593 isoform X1, with protein sequence MDQEVARFTFPELFSSLPKCVYSSSTSEDSQSPTDDEFPLFGFEFFDSAQIEKSLIKSIWRDDRAQFLTQSKRLFQNPENRESLEDDENRDSPELLDRSIVAKLLQWCCRFDSVDCATALLNGAVGMLPLINEMDENGRTALHTAAEAHAARCVELLLRKRARTDLKSKDGCSQLALELSLSSRRMDVLWNPDNAIEDLIVLLREKDLTAVKFLTEKTKDIAEVAYVTAMEGRVIALAALLVVAADKVNASILVLQSDGDLSSKEKTSIYECVVKEALSLGRTETSKSTTCKWKSEEVEKRALLLCEMELLQLFGAVAHNSCTERKVTSPLIRAAQAGDEAVINLLLKTSIEVDDTDAEGNSALQCSLKTSMASVAKQIRIVWLLLKHGARVSHRNKLGLNAIHIAAANGNSEALHLLLLEEPDGVNATTEMKETPLFFAVKNNYMDCAELLLRWGANSQVLNLRRQRPIDLAKSQEMRFMLSPTNIGLRHRAFPMQRKFTTYFHNHEMISETCESLPNVIEEGTLPESSRTCSIAKTGICRYFESPGGCVRGAKCFYAHGEDELRRLKQGTRTQHSSTIEELKRKIFVGGLPSSLDTADSLAKIFEEQFGSVEEAIVMGDQMGDQIHSRGFGFVIFKHEKSASDAVQAHYITIMGKQVEIKSAVPKCILFAELQTLPPQQEDQEQGQIIQFQPQAATPDEKNTDDGEPRQMSWVDKLLQNPPNTCFSEPQILLNSTTPNQSMPKWVRIFKRWLPSFLNDVSKRLKEGEWYPLSSLKADFRATCGQELDHTSLGYPKLSDFMRSFPGLCRMKIVPVGGRGPATHMVLQPNHQQQTQPLPMRCFSPTPSPLDDYDDDGSIDLKSLGEFLPVSYDNAGSLGGSFEDGDSLHGTLEESPAHKDAKHGVHPWFLEFLKPDTLLGQPWFRNENAAAGDDYKSKELRQQKRHLVLEALAREKNNTSVFFLREFDFYENVIVLQNYKSSVAQGKCFACNRSEMFWANFPCKHLLWCGNCKIHAIQAASILEHKCVVCDAQVQNIGPLPWTEKYQQICDVPNNDFPPFDPNPIRMYAHSMPTFSHKFPAGRNVLCLVPDELIAVGVSLCITKIAGTSHPFQNSY
- the LOC100264593 gene encoding uncharacterized protein LOC100264593 isoform X5, whose product is MDQEVARFTFPELFSSLPKCVYSSSTSEDSQSPTDDEFPLFGFEFFDSAQIEKSLIKSIWRDDRAQFLTQSKRLFQNPENRESLEDDENRDSPELLDRSIVAKLLQWCCRFDSVDCATALLNGAVGMLPLINEMDENGRTALHTAAEAHAARCVELLLRKRARTDLKSKDGCSQLALELSLSSRRMDVLWNPDNAIEDLIVLLREKDLTAVKFLTEKTKDIAEVAYVTAMEGRVIALAALLVVAADKVNASILVLQSDGDLSSKEKTSIYECVVKEALSLGRTETSKSTTCKWKSEEVEKRALLLCEMELLQLFGAVAHNSCTERKVTSPLIRAAQAGDEAVINLLLKTSIEVDDTDAEGNSALQCSLKTSMASVAKQIRIVWLLLKHGARVSHRNKLGLNAIHIAAANVKNNYMDCAELLLRWGANSQVLNLRRQRPIDLAKSQEMRFMLSPTNIGLRHRAFPMQRKFTTYFHNHEMISETCESLPNVIEEGTLPESSRTCSIAKTGICRYFESPGGCVRGAKCFYAHGEDELRRLKQGTRTQHSSTIEELKRKIFVGGLPSSLDTADSLAKIFEEQFGSVEEAIVMGDQMGDQIHSRGFGFVIFKHEKSASDAVQAHYITIMGKQVEIKSAVPKCILFAELQTLPPQQEDQEQGQIIQFQPQAATPDEKNTDDGEPRQMSWVDKLLQNPPNTCFSEPQILLNSTTPNQSMPKWVRIFKRWLPSFLNDVSKRLKEGEWYPLSSLKADFRATCGQELDHTSLGYPKLSDFMRSFPGLCRMKIVPVGGRGPATHMVLQPNHQQQTQPLPMRCFSPTPSPLDDYDDDGSIDLKSLGEFLPVSYDNAGSLGGSFEDGDSLHGTLEESPAHKDAKHGVHPWFLEFLKPDTLLGQPWFRNENAAAGDDYKSKELRQQKRHLVLEALAREKNNTSVFFLREFDFYENVIVLQNYKSSVAQGKCFACNRSEMFWANFPCKHLLWCGNCKIHAIQAASILEHKCVVCDAQVQNIGPLPWTEKYQQICDVPNNDFPPFDPNPIRMYAHSMPTFSHKFPAGRNVLCLVPDELIAVGVSLCITKIAGTSHPFQNSY
- the LOC100264593 gene encoding uncharacterized protein LOC100264593 isoform X4, translated to MDQEVARFTFPELFSSLPKCVYSSSTSEDSQSPTDDEFPLFGFEFFDSAQIEKSLIKSIWRDDRAQFLTQSKRLFQNPENRESLEDDENRDSPELLDRSIVAKLLQWCCRFDSVDCATALLNGAVGMLPLINEMDENGRTALHTAAEAHAARCVELLLRKRARTDLKSKDGCSQLALELSLSSRRMDVLWNPDNAIEDLIVLLREKDLTAVKFLTEKTKDIAEVAYVTAMEGRVIALAALLVVAADKVNASILVLQSDGDLSSKEKTSIYECVVKEALSLGRTETSKSTTCKWKSEEVEKRALLLCEMELLQLFGAVAHNSCTERKVTSPLIRAAQAGDEAVINLLLKTSIEVDDTDAEGNSALQCSLKTSMASVAKQIRIVWLLLKHGARVSHRNKLGLNAIHIAAANGNSEALHLLLLEEPDGVNATTEMKETPLFFAVKNNYMDCAELLLRWGANSQVLNLRRQRPIDLAKSQEMRFMLSPTNIGLRHRAFPMQRKFTTYFHNHEMISETCESLPNVIEEGTLPESSRTCSIAKTGICRYFESPGGCVRGAKCFYAHGEDELRRLKQGTRTQHSSTIEELKRKIFVGGLPSSLDTADSLAKIFEEQFGSVEEAIVMGDQMGDQIHSRGFGFVIFKHEKSASDAVQAHYITIMGKQVEIKSAVPKCILFAELQTLPPQQEDQEQGQIIQFQPQAATPDEKNTDDGEPRQMSWVDKLLQNPPNTCFSEPQILLNSTTPNQSMPKWVRIFKRWLPSFLNDVSKRLKEGEWYPLSSLKADFRATCGQELDHTSLGYPKLSDFMRSFPGLCRMKIVPVGGRGPATHMVLQPNHQQQTQPLPMRCFSPTPSPLDDYDDDGSIDLKSLGEFLPVSYDNAGSLGGSFEDGDSLHGTLEESPAHKDAKHGVHPWFLEFLKPDTLLGQPWFRNENAAAGDDYKSKELRQQKRHLVLEALAREKNNTSVFFLREFDFYENYKSSVAQGKCFACNRSEMFWANFPCKHLLWCGNCKIHAIQAASILEHKCVVCDAQVQNIGPLPWTEKYQQICDVPNNDFPPFDPNPIRMYAHSMPTFSHKFPAGRNVLCLVPDELIAVGVSLCITKIAGTSHPFQNSY
- the LOC100264593 gene encoding uncharacterized protein LOC100264593 isoform X6; translation: MDQEVARFTFPELFSSLPKCVYSSSTSEDSQSPTDDEFPLFGFEFFDSAQIEKSLIKSIWRDDRAQFLTQSKRLFQNPENRESLEDDENRDSPELLDRSIVAKLLQWCCRFDSVDCATALLNGAVGMLPLINEMDENGRTALHTAAEAHAARCVELLLRKRARTDLKSKDGCSQLALELSLSSRRMDVLWNPDNAIEDLIVLLREKDLTAVKFLTEKTKDIAEVAYVTAMEGRVIALAALLVVAADKVNASILVLQSDGDLSSKEKTSIYECVVKEALSLGRTETSKSTTCKWKSEEVEKRALLLCEMELLQLFGAVAHNSCTERKVTSPLIRAAQAGDEAVINLLLKTSIEVDDTDAEGNSALQCSLKTSMASVAKQIRIVWLLLKHGARVSHRNKLGLNAIHIAAANGNSEALHLLLLEEPDGVNATTEMKETPLFFAVKNNYMDCAELLLRWGANSQVLNLRRQRPIDLAKSQEMRFMLSPTNIGLRHRAFPMQRKFTTYFHNHEMISETCESLPNVIEEGTLPESSRTCSIAKTGICRYFESPGGCVRGAKCFYAHGEDELRRLKQGTRTQHSSTIEELKRKIFVGGLPSSLDTADSLAKIFEEQFGSVEEAIVMGDQMGDQIHSRGFGFVIFKHEKSASDAVQAHYITIMGKQVEIKSAVPKCILFAELQTLPPQQEDQEQGQIIQFQPQAATPDEKNTDDGEPRQMSWVDKLLQNPPNTCFSEPQILLNSTTPNQSMPKWVRIFKRWLPSFLNDVSKRLKEGEWYPLSSLKADFRATCGQELDHTSLGYPKLSDFMRSFPGLCRMKIVPVGGRGPATHMVLQPNHQQQTQPLPMRCFSPTPSPLDDYDDDGSIDLKSLGEFLPVSYDNAGSLGGSFEDGDSLHGTLEESPAHKDAKHGVHPWFLEFLKPDTLLGQPWFRNENAAAGDDYKSKELRQQKRHLVLEALAREKNNTSVFFLREFDFYENVIVLQNYKSSVAQGKCFACNRSEMFWANFPCKHLLWCGNCKIHAIQAASILEHKCVVCDAQVQNIGPLPWTEKYQQICDVPNNDFPPFDPNPIRIPCRKKCPLLST